In the genome of Quercus robur chromosome 3, dhQueRobu3.1, whole genome shotgun sequence, one region contains:
- the LOC126718053 gene encoding mediator-associated protein 2, translated as MDSDNEQGYKPRPDFQVEAKEPLIDLSSTDNTELWLIQWPKSKDKELPGLDGQELSLKLHCDGQLGSFEDSSGKAYDVVSFAAQESNATVFLSSASESKIVGKISRLVSLVHYPEPNEIQNLNSNSLRQSYQNSRGISLTNSSRQFSTPSSILRKSQSTSRHQRSSLSELGEPSETPKKRHVRESAGSMDHRTQDSGRGNSELTYSGLSDRSHQSKSKKKVKTEED; from the exons ATGGATTCCGACAATGAACAAGGTTACAAACCTCGACCAGATTTTCAGGTAGAGGCCAAGGAACCACTTATTGATCTTAGTTCAACAGACAACACAGAACTTTGGCTCATTCAGTGGCCCAAAAGTAAAGATAAAGAA CTTCCTGGACTTGATGGCCAAGAATTGTCTCTCAAACTTCATTGCGACGGACAGTTGGGCAGTTTTGAGGATTCTTCTG GAAAAGCTTATGATGTTGTCAGCTTTGCGGCTCAAGAGTCAAATGCAACAGTTTTTCTTTCCTCTGCATCAGAGTCAAAAATTG TTGGGAAGATTTCACGGCTAGTTTCCCTTGTCCATTATCCAGAACCTAATGAAATTCAAAATCTGAATTCCAACAGCTTGAGACAAAGTTATCAGAATTCTAGGGGAATTTCATTGACAAATTCTTCGCGTCAATTCTCTACCCCAAGTTCTATTCTGAGAAAGTCTCAATCAACAAGTCGACATCAGAGAAGTTCCTTGTCTGAACTTGGGGAGCCGTCAGAGACTCCAAAAAAAAGACATGTTCGTGAATCTGCTGGGTCTATGGATCATCGTACTCAAGATTCAGGACGAGGTAACAGTGAGCTTACCTATTCAGGGCTGTCAGATCGTTCTCATCAAAGTAAGTCAAAGAAGAAAGTTAAAACTGAGGAGGACTAA
- the LOC126718052 gene encoding protein NRT1/ PTR FAMILY 6.1, which produces MDTREIQSPEDGVETPTVLDGNSDSIHTKKLGMYFIESDDRRTAFGRGYTGGTTPVNIHGKPIPDLSKTGGWIAAFFIFGNEMAERMAYFGLSVNMVAFMFYVMHRPFSSSSNAVNNFLGISQASSVLGGFLADAYLGRYWTIAIFTTIYLAGLTGITLCATMSIFVPNQDNCDQFSLLLGNCEPAKQWQMVYLYAVLYVTAFGAAGIRPCVSSFGADQFDESRQDYKSLLDRFFNFFYLSVTIGAILAFTAVVYIQIKHGWGAAFGSLAAAMGISNMVFFLGTPLYRHRLPGGSPLTRVAQVLVAAFQKRNNSFSSSELIGLYEVPGKQSAIRGSGKIAHTDDFRCLDKAAMQLKEDGPNPSPWRLCTVTQVEEVKILLKLIPIPACTIMLNVILTEFLTLSVQQAYTLNTHMGHLKLPVTCMPVFPGLSIFLILSLYYSTFVPISRRITGHPHGASQLQRIGIGLLVSILSVAWAGTFERYRRNYAIKHEYDANFLIPMPNLSAYWLLIQYCLIGLAEVFCVVALLEFLYEEAPDAMKSIGSAYAAIAGGLGCFVASILNSIIKSVTGNPGKGQPSWLSQNINTGRFDYLYWLLTVLSLINFLAFLYSAHRYKYRASHNFETGKQDVNNK; this is translated from the exons ATGGATACCAGAGAAATTCAGTCACCTGAGGATGGGGTTGAGACACCAACTGTTTTGGATGGAAATTCTGACTCCATTCATACAAAGAAGCTAGGAATGTACTTCATTGAATCTGATGATAGGCGGACAGCGTTTGGGCGTGGTTATACGGGTGGTACCACACCAGTTAATATTCATGGAAAACCTATTCCAGATCTTTCAAAGACGGGTGGCTGGATTGCTGCCTTCTTTATATTTG GGAATGAAATGGCAGAGAGAATGGCTTATTTTGGGCTTTCAGTGAATATGGTGGCCTTTATGTTCTATGTTATGCATAGACCCTTCTCCAGTTCATCAAATGCGGTAAACAACTTCCTAGGGATATCACAAGCTTCCTCTGTCCTTGGTGGTTTTCTAGCTGATGCATATCTTGGTCGATATTGGACAATTGCAATCTTCACAACAATTTATCTGGCG GGTTTGACAGGAATAACCTTATGTGCAACAATGAGCATCTTCGTGCCAAACCAAGATAATTGTGATCAGTTTTCACTCCTGTTAGGCAATTGTGAGCCTGCAAAACAATGGCAGATGGTATACCTGTATGCCGTACTTTATGTGACAGCATTTGGAGCTGCTGGTATAAGGCCATGTGTTTCGTCTTTTGGAGCTGATCAATTTGATGAAAGCAGACAAGACTACAAATCTCTCTTGGATAGGTTTTTCAACTTCTTCTATCTTTCTGTTACTATTGGAGCAATTCTGGCCTTCACTGCGGTAGTATACATTCAAATCAAACATGGATGGGGAGCTGCTTTTGGTTCACTGGCTGCAGCTATGGGCATATCAAACATGGTATTCTTTCTTGGAACTCCTTTGTATAGGCATAGGTTGCCAGGAGGCAGCCCTCTAACACGGGTTGCCCAAGTCCTGGTAGCTGCATTTCAGAAGAGAAATAACTCATTCTCTAGCAGTGAGTTAATAGGCTTGTATGAGGTTCCTGGAAAACAATCTGCAATTAGGGGTAGTGGAAAGATAGCTCATACTGATGATTTCAG ATGTTTGGACAAGGCAGCAATGCAGCTGAAAGAAGATGGTCCCAATCCAAGTCCTTGGAGGCTTTGCACTGTGACTCAAGTAGAGGAAGTCAAGATCCTTTTGAAACTTATCCCCATACCAGCTTGCACAATAATGCTCAATGTAATCTTAACAGAGTTTTTAACTCTCTCAGTACAGCAAGCCTATACTCTAAACACCCACATGGGTCATCTAAAACTCCCAGTAACATGCATGCCTGTATTTCCTGGTCTCAGCATATTTCTTATACTATCTCTCTATTACTCCACATTTGTCCCAATATCCCGACGCATAACTGGTCATCCCCATGGAGCTTCACAACTTCAAAGAATAGGCATTGGTCTATTAGTTTCTATCCTTTCTGTGGCATGGGCTGGGACTTTTGAAAGGTACCGAAGAAACTATGCAATAAAACACGAGTACGATGCTAATTTCTTAATTCCGATGCCCAACCTAAGTGCGTACTGGTTGTTGATTCAATATTGCCTGATTGGCTTAGCTGAAGTATTTTGCGTGGTGGCATTACTAGAATTTCTCTATGAGGAAGCCCCAGATGCCATGAAAAGTATAGGATCTGCTTATGCTGCTATAGCTGGTGGTTTAGGTTGCTTTGTAGCCTCTATATTGAACAGCATTATCAAATCCGTCACAGGAAACCCAGGCAAAGGACAGCCATCATGGTTGTCCCAAAATATAAATACTGGTAGATTTGATTATTTGTATTGGCTCCTTACTGTTTTGAGTCTAATAAATTTCTTAGCTTTTCTGTATTCAGCACATCGGTACAAGTACAGAGCAAGTCATAATTTTGAGACGGGGAAGCAAGATGTAAACAACAAATAG
- the LOC126719646 gene encoding uncharacterized protein LOC126719646 yields the protein MVEDYPSKSVTTETHRTNKLLNDLEALLLQYGKHITEYDLPISIGECDNDLAVPRLIQDELTIPNVDEEFTLIEKLNNDQRVAYETIITVIDCKESMIFFVDGPGGTRKTFLYRTILATLRKVGHIAIPTATSGIAATLLPGGRTMHSKFKIHLTLDVSSTCSINRTFRDIMEVNLPLGGKVLILGGDFRQVLPVVPKGTKTEMIDACIVKSPLWKDVKVLHLKQNMRSINNEEFVEYIQHIGDGNEPYIMDDLIKLPPSMAMQWEGQHSIYNLIDQVFPSLQEHANNARYMVDRALLTPTNDDVEQLNAKIIS from the exons ATGGTAGAAGATTACCCATCAAAATCTGTTACAACAGAGACACATCGTACAAATAAACTTCTCAATGATTTAGAGGCATTACTCTTGCAATATGGAAAGCATATTACAGAGTACGATTTGCCAATTTCAATTGGAGAATGTGACAATGATTTAGCTGTACCAAGACTCATACAAGATGAGCTAACTATTCCTAATGTAGATGAAGAATTCACTTTAATTGAGAAGTTGAATAACGACCAGAGAGTTGCATATGAGACAATTATAACAGTTATTGATTGTAAGGAAAGCATGATATTCTTCGTCGATGGGCCAGGGGGAACTAGGAAAACATTTTTGTATCGCACAATATTGGCAACCTTGAGAAAAGTCGGTCACATTGCAATTCCCACAGCTACATCTGGCATAGCAGCAACATTACTCCCTGGTGGAAGAACAATGCATTCCAAGTTTAAGATTCATTTAACTCTCGATGTTTCATCTACTTGCtcaataa ATAGAACATTTAGAGATATTATGGAAGTAAATTTACCTTTGGGTGGTAAGGTGCTAATTTTGGGTGGAGATTTTCGTCAAGTACTTCCGGTTGTTCCAAAGGGTACAAAGACAGAAATGATTGATGCATGCATAGTCAAGTCCCCATTATGGAAAGATGTCAAAGTGTTACATTTGAAGCAGAATATGAGATCTATCAACAATGAAGAGTTTGTTGAGTACATACAACACATTGGTGATGGGAATGAACCATATATAATGGATGATTTGATTAAACTACCCCCTTCAATGGCAATGCAATGGGAGGGTCAACATTCTATATACAACTTGATTGATCAAGTTTTTCCAAGTTTGCAAGAACATGCCAATAATGCAAGGTATATGGTTGATAGGGCTTTGCTAACACCTACAAATGATGATGTTGAACAACTTAATGCAAAGATAATTTCTTAG
- the LOC126719645 gene encoding uncharacterized protein LOC126719645, with translation MPVEHRAMQEVNGFPPTYSTITANNIVAGPSHITSNVNTVTERIEGAENIVVQNQGDAYKEQGVERNEEVENISDQNHGDGYREQGAVNTFDGTAHVRDDALSMIWYGGHLSQQYFVNNYVKIETHKLRLFEHNQDSIRANLYNGQQDAFHEGESDTGNVGHRTILPSSFVGSPRDMIQRFQDAMSLVQKFRKPDLFITMTCNPRWEEIQNELLPAQTAQDRPYFLARVFKSKFEELKDDIVVKGVLGRVIVYVQVFEFQKRSLPHAHMLIILDEDDKLHNLEDYDPVVKEKIPCKEEQPQLHKAVLKHIIHGPCGVQNPRSSCMKNGQCKKGYPKPFLPETYQGNDSYPVYK, from the exons ATGCCAGTTGAGCATAGGGCTATGCAAGAAGTCAATG gtttCCCTCCAACCTATTCAACTATAACGGCAAACAACATTGTGGCTGGACCAAGTCATATAACTTCTAATGTTAATACTG TTACAGAAAGAATTGAAGGAGCTGAAAATATAGTTGTGCAAAACCAAGGGGATGCCTATAAAGAACAAG GTGtagaaagaaatgaagaagtTGAAAATATAAGTGATCAAAATCACGGGGATGGCTACAGAGAGCAAG gtgCTGTCAACACATTTGATGGTACTGCACAT GTTCGCGACGATGCTCTATCAATGATTTGGTATGGCGGACACCTTTCACAACAGTATTTTGTTAATAATTatgtaaaaattgaaacacACAAGCTTAGGTTGTTTGAGCACAATCAAGATTCAATTAGGGCAAATCTGTACAATGGCCAACAAGATGCTTTCCATGAAGGAGAGAGTGATACTG GAAATGTTGGACATAGAACCATTCTACCTTCATCATTTGTAGGAAGCCCACGTGATATGATCCAACGATTTCAAGATGCAATGTCATTGGTTCAAAAGTTTAGGAAGCCAGATTTATTCATCACAATGACGTGTAATCCAAGATGGGAAGAAATCCAAAATGAGCTTTTACCTGCACAAACCGCACAAGATCGTCCATACTTCCTTGCAAGAGTTTTCAAATCGAAATTTGAAGAATTGAAggatgatattgtggtcaaggGGGTTCTTGGAAGAGTTATTGTATATGTGCAGGTCTTTGAGTTCCAAAAAAGGAGTTTACCACATGCACATATGCTTATAATTCTCGATGAAGATGATAAATTGCATAATTTAGAGGATTACGATCCagttgttaaagaaaaaattCCGTGTAAGGAGGAACAACCTCAGTTACATAAAGCTGTTCTGAAGCATATAATACATGGTCCTTGTGGAGTACAAAATCCAAGATCATCGTGTATGAAAAATGGGCAATGTAAAAAAGGATACCCAAAGCCTTTCTTGCCAGAAACCTACCAAGGCAATGACTCATATCCTGTTTACAAATGA
- the LOC126718051 gene encoding E3 ubiquitin-protein ligase At3g02290-like isoform X2: MGAFCCCPCDGELEEYTLPSNSIYRHCLCLRYFFHQLFTGYGTTFHRLEGRSISPPIQGASMASSGIGAALPDNPSNDIHLSVSRPVPSDSDQRYSRLQRDGLVSRRDKSMTHFQEDSQPLRRNMSSSGTESLGFAKKWNGVESEEDSKLSHSESSEKALAAKVAYGLAYMQTSSEDEDVCPTCLDEYTPENPKITTRCSHHFHLGCIYEWLERSESCPICGKEMEFCESP; encoded by the exons ATGGGTGCTTTTTGCTGTTGTCCATGTGATGGAGAATTAGAAGAATACACCCTTCCAAGCAATTCCATATATAGGCACTGTTTATGCCTGAGATACTTTTTCCACCAGCTATTCACAGGG TATGGTACGACATTTCATAGACTTGAAGGACGGTCAATATCTCCACCAATCCAAGGAGCTTCTATGGCATCATCAGGGATTGGCGCAGCATTGCCTGATAATCCCTCTAACGATATTCATCTCTCTGTGTCCAGACCAGTGCCTTCTGATTCTGATCAGAGGTACTCTCGTTTGCAACGTGATGGCTTGGTCTCTAGGCGTGATAAGTCAATGACGCATTTCCAGGAAGATTCTCAACCACTGAGGAGAAATATGAGTAGTTCTGGTACAGAGTCGTTGGGCTTTGCGAAGAAATGGAACGGAGTTGAATCTGAAGAAGACAGTAAACTTAGCCATTCCGAGTCCTCAGAGAAGGCTTTGGCAGCAAAAGTTGCATATGGACTTGCTTATATGCAAACATCttctgaagatgaagatgtcTGTCCTACATGTCTTGACG AATATACTCCAGAAAATCCTAAAATAACAACACGATGTTCTCACCATTTTCACCTTGGTTGTATTTATGAATGGTTGGAAAGAAGTGAAAGTTGTCCAATCTGCGGCAAG GAGATGGAGTTCTGTGAAAGCCCTTAA
- the LOC126718051 gene encoding E3 ubiquitin-protein ligase At3g02290-like isoform X1 — protein sequence MFGHFDLFPVKFCSQFLELKITFSFPPNLLVLLFNNQYILIYWGSIKMGAFCCCPCDGELEEYTLPSNSIYRHCLCLRYFFHQLFTGYGTTFHRLEGRSISPPIQGASMASSGIGAALPDNPSNDIHLSVSRPVPSDSDQRYSRLQRDGLVSRRDKSMTHFQEDSQPLRRNMSSSGTESLGFAKKWNGVESEEDSKLSHSESSEKALAAKVAYGLAYMQTSSEDEDVCPTCLDEYTPENPKITTRCSHHFHLGCIYEWLERSESCPICGKEMEFCESP from the exons ATGTTTGGACATTTTGACTTATTTCCAGTTAAGTTTTGTAGTCAATTTCTGGagttgaaaataacattttcttttcctcccaatttgttAGTTTTGTTGTTCAACAACCAGTACATTCTTATTTATTGGGGAAGCATAAAGATGGGTGCTTTTTGCTGTTGTCCATGTGATGGAGAATTAGAAGAATACACCCTTCCAAGCAATTCCATATATAGGCACTGTTTATGCCTGAGATACTTTTTCCACCAGCTATTCACAGGG TATGGTACGACATTTCATAGACTTGAAGGACGGTCAATATCTCCACCAATCCAAGGAGCTTCTATGGCATCATCAGGGATTGGCGCAGCATTGCCTGATAATCCCTCTAACGATATTCATCTCTCTGTGTCCAGACCAGTGCCTTCTGATTCTGATCAGAGGTACTCTCGTTTGCAACGTGATGGCTTGGTCTCTAGGCGTGATAAGTCAATGACGCATTTCCAGGAAGATTCTCAACCACTGAGGAGAAATATGAGTAGTTCTGGTACAGAGTCGTTGGGCTTTGCGAAGAAATGGAACGGAGTTGAATCTGAAGAAGACAGTAAACTTAGCCATTCCGAGTCCTCAGAGAAGGCTTTGGCAGCAAAAGTTGCATATGGACTTGCTTATATGCAAACATCttctgaagatgaagatgtcTGTCCTACATGTCTTGACG AATATACTCCAGAAAATCCTAAAATAACAACACGATGTTCTCACCATTTTCACCTTGGTTGTATTTATGAATGGTTGGAAAGAAGTGAAAGTTGTCCAATCTGCGGCAAG GAGATGGAGTTCTGTGAAAGCCCTTAA